ACTAGTTCACACAACAGAATACCTTTCTTGAAGTAGCTGATTTTATTTTGATTGGAGTTTTATCCATCTGTTGTATCATTGTAGCCATGTATTTCCACTTTCATGTTGTTAACATGTCTTTGTATGCTCTGAATAGAAGCAGCTCTATGATTTCTAATGGGAAGATTATAGATCAGCTATCTCATctgttttctatttatatttGCTTCAGTTTACCCTTTCTGTTCCATTTTTCTATTTAATGATCTCCCTGTTTCTCTTGCATCAGGTCTATGGGGCTTTACGCATGACTGTGAAAATATTCTTGATGTGGAATTCTAAATTGCAAATAGATGGTGGTGAAGATGTTACTGTTGCAACATCATGGCTTGAGGCTAGTAATTTAGTTGTTCTCAAGGTGTTTAACCTTTGCACCTTTGCTCTTTCTGTTGCATGTTTCCCTGGATGTAATTATTCTTGACCAATCCTCCCTACCTCTCTCCTTTTATACCCAGGGATCATCAGTCATTCATTCTAATGCAAATCTGGGAGTACATGGACAAGGTTTATTGAATTTATCAGGACCAGGAGATACAATTCAAGCTCAACGTTTGGTCCTATCACTATTTTACAGTATTAACGTAAGTGTTTATTTTGTTCTGGTTTATGATTGGTCATTCTCAGTTctaagtttataaattttattggCTGGTGAATTTCTGACGTggttaaaataaaagcaaaattagTTTGCTGAGAACATTTCTGTTTGGTGGCTAAGGTGCATGACTAGTTAAACTTTTATTGGTTTGGTAGAGTTTTAGGTGACAAAGATGCTTCTCTTGTTCTCCAGTGGTAAATCATTAAGTTTTACTGGTCTATCTAAACTTGCATTTTCATTTGTCATCCATCTGCttatcttaaattttaatatgGACAATGACTTCTTCATAAGTTTCACCATGATTTGTTATGTTGAGCACAATTAGGGTGTAGGGTTTagtatatagttttttttatggaAGCCATTTTTGCATGCAAGGGTGACTGGGGATTTAACTGCTATGCTGTTCTTCTTGTCAGAGGATAAGTCGATGtaaatttcatgtaatttttagTTCTTCTATTGATTTTGTTGCTGCCATATATATGTATCTTGATGCTGATGGATTAGAATTTTTTAATCACCATAAAATGGTTCAATCACCATAACAGCTAAACAGAAAGATGGCGCTCATCTACAGTCTCTTTTATGGTAAATAGTTACAGATGCCATTTACCAGTTTTGATGAATTCTTGCTGCATGGTACATTACTCTGTGCTTGGAGATTTGTATTGATTGTCTTgaataattaatgaattaattatatcTGTTTTGCATGAAGGTTGGACCTGGGTCTATTTTGCGTGGTCCCCTAGAGAATGCCTCATCTGATGCCATGTAAGTTTTGGTTTTGGTTGTATCACTCTTGTTTTAAGGTGTGTACCATCTTATAAATTGTAATACATCTCACTGTTGTATTTGCATTGCCAGTACACCGAAGCTTTATTGTGAGCACCAAGACTGCCCCATTGAACTACTTCATCCACCTGAAGATTGCAATGTGAATTCAACTCTGTCTTTTACTCTCCAGGTGTTTATTCAATATGATTGTGCAGTAGTGAACCGAGGAGTATGCTTGCTTCTGCTTATTTAACTGTATCATTATTTCGTTTTTTAGATCTGCCGAGTTGAGGACATCACTGTTGAAGGTCTTATTAAGGGATCTGTTGTTCATTTCCATCGGGCAAGAACAGTATCTGTATGGTCTTCTGGAATAATCAGTGCATCTGGGATGGGTATGTTTCTCCATCAATATTTTAGGTTCTATTTTCTTCAAATCTCTCTATCATGTGTGAATGCACCCTTGCATACATGCATGCAAATGAACTCCTCCATGAAACGGTCTTGTCAACCATCATGTCTTGATAGACCTTTTTTGTTCTTGTACAGGATGCATAGGTGGCGTCGGTAGAGGAAACTTTTTATACAATGGTATTGGCAGCGGTGGTGGCCATGGTGGTAAAGGGGGGCTTGCATGTTATAATGATAGTTGCGTTGAGGGGGGTATCCCGTATGGGCATCGTGAGTTGCCCTGTGAACTTGGCAGCGGAAGCGGAAGCGGAATTGAGGGCCCAGATGATTCGACTGCAGGTGGTGGTATTATAGGTAAGGCCGTTGTGTCATTTATTTTCACCAGCTTATATTTTTGGCTCTTGCATTTTAATTTCTGAAGATTTTGATAACAAGTCTTAGCGGTGGTAGAGAAGTTGTTTTATACTTCAGTGTCTGTTTCTCTGAAATGTTTATGGCTAGCTGAATTCTTAATGACCATCCTGGGAAGCTAGAACTTTACTATTACTGGTTGGTTGATTTCAGTTACtgaaatttatctttaattttttcttaTGATTGAAGAAGTTTGATGATTATTTTAGGTTATAATTTACAGTACGGAATGTTGAAAAAATGTGAACAAAGAAAGCCATGGGACCATGTTTTGAGTTTTTGTACTGTCTTTAGACACTTAGATTAGTAGGAAGGATGAAGGAGGAAGGAAAAGAAGTTTGAATCTAATGGCTGAGCTATACAAATTAGCTCGCATACCAAACAGAGTCCTAGTAAATAGCcactttatttaaaatttgcttCTTATTTTCTTGAGATTATGTTTGAACAGTGTTTGGTTCCATGGAACATCCGTTGTCAAGTTTGTCTGTTGAGGGTGCAGTGAGGGCCGATGGAGAAAGTTTTGAAGGAACTGTCTGGAAACAAGAGTATTCTGTTTTTAACGACTCAAGCATAGCTCCTGGGGGTGGCTCTGGTGGTACTGTACTTCTGTTTCTGCATACTTTGACTCTTGGCGAATCTGCTATTCTTTCAAGTGTTGGAGGATATGGTAGTTCCAAAGGGGGTGGTGGTGGAGGTGGCGGTAGGATTCATTTTCATTGGTCATACATTCCCTCTGGTGATGTCTACCAGCCAATTGCTAGGGTGAAGGGAAGCATCCATGCTAGGTTTGTTTccaatgtaatttattttttctggATGCTAGCTTACCTATGGTCTACACATGCAATAACATTTCTAGGTCCTTGGTATGTTGGGCAATCAATTCTCCGGGTGGTGTATTCCAGAAAATGATATTGCACAATAACTGCTAACCACTATGTAGCTTCTTTTTTGTGAACATGGTTATTGGAGAATATAGATTAAgggattatatttttaaaaaactttatgcTATAATGTTTATATCTTTTATTGGTCCTAGGAATCAAATGGTGCAGCTTTTAAGTTTTTTAACTTATCTTGGAACTCACATTTATGAGTATTTGATCATTATATTATATCATTGCCTTGAAACACCTGGATGGAACTAATCAGTATCTTGATTAAATGGTTTTAGTGGACAATGTTTACAAGAGGTAATATGTTACATTCAGCATGATCACTGCATGCTGAAAGGACATCTTAGTTTGCTGTTTTCTTTAACTAGAAACTATGTTGCTGCCTTCTAGTTTTCCCATGGTTAAATCTTGTTGCTAGACGTGTCTGTTGGGCAGGTCAAGCTGGTTTTGGATCAGGCCAATTTGGGTTGGGTTAATCAAGTTCTAAAATTATCGGTTATTTTGGATTTGGATCATTTCAGGGGTCAATCATTTTGGGTTCAAGTTGCTTGGGTTTAGGCCATTCaattttttgggtcaaatcattTTCGGTTACATTTTCAGGTCTTTTGGGTTTGAGTAATTTCCGGTTTTGGTTGTTTTTGGGTTTATGCTCTTGACTTTTTTCTTGTCAAATCAGGTTGGATTGGGTATAGATTTGGGTTAATCAAATCTAGTTTTTGAGTTTGGGTCAGAATTGACAAGTTTACTTTTACTAGATGCTTGTGTACAAGTTAGTCATCTTGATAACCTGGTGATGTGTTGATTATTTTTACAGGGGAGGACTAGGTAGAGACAAGAGTGGTGTTGGAGAAAATGGAACTGTGACTGGTAAAGCTTGTCCAAAGGGGCTTTATGGGACATTTTGTGTCGTAAGTAGGCAATTCTGtagcatttgaaaattttcagattctTTTTGTTTAACATTGCATATGATAGTTGGTGCTAACCTTTTAATTGAAGACCCCAGATCATTAAAATATTTCAACAAACAAATTCACATGAATTCTATATTGAATTGTTTCCACTTTTTAAGGAGGGCAGTTCTATCCAGTCCACTTCTTCTTTCTGAATTAACGGGCAATTTATTACGAATGAAACTTCTTTACCGAGTATATTTTGTTCTGATAGTATGTAACTAACATAATGCTGTCCTCCAAATTCGTTGGAGCAAGTCTTATCTTTCATCTCTTTGTATTAGTATGTAAaatcttttttcttcattttaactgATACAAATTGGGTTAATACTTTCAGTTGTTGAGTTTGTTAACTATTTATGTTGTCTAGGAATGCCCTGCTGGTACTTACAAGAATGTCACTGGATCTGATCGTTCTCTCTGTCATCGTTGCCCTGCTTCTGAGCTTCCCCATCGTGCCATTTATATTGCTGTACGAGGTACATTCAGATGCTGTCTTTATGGAGTGGATTTTATCTGATATGAGATTCAAATGGCATACTGCTTTTATACTGCAGTTTTTGGAATTTTTGTACCGTCTTTAGACACTTAGATATCACGTGCtatttaacaaaaattaatttcaatttttttttcttcagaattttaattaatatgcaAGACTTCCTCCTTCACAGGTGGTAACGCTGAAACACCTTGTCCTTATGAATGCATTTCTGACAGATATGACATGCCACACTGTTATACAGCTCTTGAAGAGTTAATTTACACATTTGGAGGACCTTGGTTATTTTCTCTTCTACTTGTTGGTCTGCTCATCCTCTTAGCATTGGTGCTTAGTGTTGCACGCACGAAATTTGTTGGGGTTGATGAACTACCTGGCCCTTCTCCCCCTCAGCATGGTCATCAGATAGATCATTCTTTCCCATTCTTGGAGTCATTAAATGAggtataatttttctatattgattctttttttatttaatagaaTTCCTGGCCTTCTATGCTGTTGTtggtatttttgttattattattattttcttcataCAGATTCCTTGTTCTTTTGAAAATTATACCCCCTTGTTGCCTTCAATTGTGCCTTCTTTTCTCCCATTTCAGGTAATGGAAACAAACAGAGCTGAGGAGTCCCAGAGTCACATCCACAGAATGTATTTCATGGGTCCTAATAGTTTCAGTGAACCTTGGCATCTGTCTCACACTCCTGCAGAAGAAATAAAGGAGATTGTGTGAgtatatttttaacttttctgTTGAATTGTTTTCATGCTGCAATTTGTAATCTTCCATCATGCTGCGTACTgggttttattaatatttaattatgattGTTATACATTGAATTTACGTCCTTGCCCTGGCAGATATGAGGGTGCATACAGCATATTTGTGGATGAGATTAATGCAATAGCTGCCTACCAGTGGTGGGAAGGTGCAATTTAcaccattctctctattcttGCATATCCTGTTGCTTGGTCATGGCAGCAATGGCGCCGAAGAATGAAATTGCAACAATTACGTGAGTTTGTGCGATCAGAATATGACCATGCTTGCTTACGTTCTTGCCGTTCTAGGGCTCTCTATGAGGGGATTAAGGTCACTATTTACTTCTCTTGGTCTAACTCATTTACTATTGTGACCTTTCTTTTAACTTGATTTACATCTCTTAGTTGTTTTAGCTCCATCATTTTTCTGTTTTCTGACCACCATCCTTTTGTAAATAAactattttgacatttttgagGATCGAGATAGATCCTTCTATGCTTTGAGCTCTTTCTAGTTTGATtgttaaacatttttattttctcattCTTATGCATATCACCTAGAGGCAGAGTAGATAAACTTCCTGTCTGTTCTTGTGTGATATCCTGATGTTCTCATCAGTttgggatttaaaaaaaaaaagttttcagTTCAATTTGCTTTATAAAGAAGATACCAGATTTTGTTTCCAATTGACGAGAACAAAGTAATACATTGTTAGATGTAGGCTACATAGCTACATTTTTGCATGTGAAATGATTAACCAAGTGCAAAGTATATCATCAAGTTGAGCTAGTGCTATATCTGGCAATATAGTTGCTTTGAGTCAAAAAGGCAGAGTAGATAAACTTCCTAGCTGTTCTTGTGTGATATCCTGATGTTCTCATCAGTTTgggattttaaaaagaaaaagttttcaGTTCAATTTGCTTTATAAAGAAGATACCAGATTTTGTTTCCAATTGACGAGAACAAAGTAATACATTGTTAGATGTAGGCTATATTGCTACATTTTTGCATGTGAAATGATTAACCAAGTGCAAAGTATATCATCAAGTTGAGCTAGTGCTATATCTGGCAAAATAGTTGCTTTGAGTCCAAAAGGCTAAAAAAAGGGACACCATCATAACAGGCCTTACAATTTAAAGTTTTTGGAATTTATGCATTAACTCTGTACACTCTTTTAACAGTTCTTCAATCTTGATACGAGAGTGGTTAAAACCCAATCTTTTAGTGCAGCTTCAAGCTTGAAATTCTGGTATTTGATCACTGTAGGTATCTGCAACTTCTGATTTGATGTCGGCTTTTGTGGACTTCTTCCTTGGTGGAGATGAAAAGAGAGCAGACCTTCCCCCTCGCCTCCCTCAAAAGTTCCCTATGGCTATAATTTTTGGAGGTGACGGAAGTTACATGGCTCCATTTTCCCTTCAAAATGATAACATTCTTGCCAGTCTTATGAGTCAGGTTATTTCTCAGATTTTAACCATGTAATTGGTGAAAGGTAGGTTTCATCTtgcaaattttagttttaatggaGTTATGTTAATTATTTCTTACAGTTGGTGCCCCCTACAACTTGGTACCGACTGGTGGCTGGTTTGAATGCACAATTACGCTTGGTTTGCCGTGGATGGCTGACAGTAACATTTCGACCTGTCCTGCAATGGCTTGGAACACATGCTAATCCTGCTTTGAGGAACCATGGTGTACGCATTGAGCTTGCCTGGTTTTGCAGTGCACCTGGTGGTTATTGCCAGTACGGACTTTTGGTGTATTCTGTTGAAGAGGAAAATGGACATATATCGTTGGGAAATACCAATGGAAGAGTCAGAACTGAACTACATTCAAGGTAATACATCTGTGTTTTGTGCACCATTTTTTGTCTGAACTTGGACGTTCAATTTCATGTTGTTggtaccaaagtcattttggcaTATTTTGATATACCTCAGCACTGGAATAGGATGAGCTGTAGGGAGTCCCAGACAGAAGCACGAGGAACTTAGTTTAAGAGTAGTTATTGTTTTAGTGTCTGATGGAAAGAAATTCAGATTCTTTTCAAATGTCAGTGTGCACTAGCACGCATATGATGGAATCATTTGCTGCAATTATATGACATTTAACCTGGTTACTTTCCTATGTCCTTCAGCTTGAACACCACATACATGCAAAATCAATCTGATTATCCAAGAGAAGATGCACTTTTAACCCTAGGCAATGAAGGTTTTGCAAAGCAGAAGAGTTACGGAGAGCTTATAGATGCTAACAGCTTACAAAAGCTTGAGGATAAGAGATATATCTTTTACCTTCTCCCGTTTTTAGTTCATAATACTAAACCTGTTGGTCACCAGGTAGCTCACACAAATTTTAGTttgcattaatttttattaacaaaTCTTTCAGTAACACCTTGTTTACAATTGCAGGATCTCGTTGGCCTAGTCATATCAATGCTACTTTTAGGAGATTTTAGCTTAGTGTTGCTTACATTCCTCCAGTTGTATTCAGTATCATTGGTGGATGTGTCTCTGGTTTTGTTTATCATACCTCTCGGCATTCTTCTTCCATTTCCTGTTGGCATAAACGCTTTATTCAGTCATGGGCCAAGGCGTTCTGCAGGTCTTGCACGTTTCTATGCTTTATGGAACATAACATCCTTGATTAATGTTGTAAGTTCTGGAatcttttaatgaaaattttacttgATTAAACTGCTGCTTGTTTTGGGTTTATTTTCCTACAATTCTTTGACAAAGTGTAAGCTTGATATACTTGTTGCTTGTTTTCCTACAAATCCTATAGAGGTACTCCTCAAGTATTGGAAATCCATAACTAGTATACATTAATTTCAGAAGTAACTATATTGCAAAAGGGTTGATAATGATGAATCTAAATAGCATTCATACCCCAATTCCCCTCCCCCTGCTTTTCTTGCTCCTATCAAGTGATATTTAATGACTAGATGAATTGTTTTTTCCCCCTCCCAATTATCTTATCTTTTTACTCTAATATTGTCTCATCTTTCATCAGGTTGTTGTGTTTCTTTGTGGGTATATCAACTATAACAGTCGGTCATCATCGAGTATAAGAACTCCAAGCCTTCAGCCGTGGAATATTAACATGTAAGTTGATGTTTTAGCAGTTGCAAAGGAAATTTTAACTGTGATAAAATTCTAGCTTTAAACATGGGTGTGGGTTTTGGATGCAGGAACGAAAGTGAACGGtggatttttccttctggattgGTTTTGTGTAAACTTTTCCAATCACAACTTATAAATTGGCATGTTGCGAATCTGGAGATTCAAGATCGCTCATTGTATAGTGATGATTTTGAGCTATTTTGGCAGTCATGACTCATCAAGTCAAACACACACTTACATGTTAACAAGGttcttttgttcaattttttttgttccaTTTTTTGCATGTAATTCGAAGTGTAACAAAGTCACTTCTTGACTCAGTAGAAGAAATAGGAACAGAGgagaaaagaaatcgaaaaatAAATATTAGGGACATAGTGTGATGATGGCATTCATTCATGTAAGTTCTCAATGTTTTCCTTATAATTTTGGGAGTTCCAAATTCCAATGTAAATAACCAATTGGGGTATATACTAATGCTTTAGAGAATTCATTTGTGTGATCTTTTTGTGCCAAGTTCACAATCTTGTTTCATTTCTTGAAACTTCTTAGGCCAGGAACACTACAATATTACAATCTATAGTTTCTTTCTACATTTAAGAAGCCCCTTTTTCCAAGTGAATCAATTTCTCCTCTAGGTTATGCACAACCGACGTGACCATCTTAAAATGGAAAGAGTTTAATCTATTCACAATCCCTATTCTTGGGATTCacaagattaataaaataaaataaaaaaagagagtttAACATTAGGGTGCTAAGCAACTTCTTTTCTTTGTATATTACCGTTGAGTTTGATAAGACGAACATAAGATTCAAGAACTGAGACACCATATGGCCAGAATGCAAGTTGATACGAAAATTGTACACAAACTAATGGCAATAATGTAAAGCTAAAGTAATGAAGAGCGCATGGCTGGATTGTTTAATTGGAGTCTAGGGTAGCCATTggttcttttgttttgtttcagtTCTGTTTTCGCTTGCTTCAGATTTAGGCCCTTCTTAGATATCTTTCCAGCGACCCCATTATTTAGGTTTTTTCGGGGCTTTTAAAATTGGTTTGCACTGCTGCGAGGAAAACAGAGATTCAAGCTGAGATCGATCGGTGGGTCGGACTCTATTAATTCATCTGAACATTATAACACGCGCTGATGATTTCACGTAGTCCAAAGTCGCTTGTCTGATAGCTATTTAAATATCTTCCTTATTATTTAATCCAAAAAAACCCTGGTTTTTGCATCATCTAAATGATGTAACTGAACTTCGAAACTCAAACTCTATTGCTTTAACACAATGAGAAACTTATTAACAGAGAAACGAGATTCTGAGCTACAATGGAACCCTGCTAACACCACGAAGCTTAGAAAACAGATGGTTTAcgatgcatgcatgcatgcaaatttGATCAAACAAAGACAACAACCATGCCTTAAGGCTTAAACTAATAATTATTACTATGGTTCAACTTCAAGATCGTTCCCCTTGTGCAACCTCCAGAACTTATGCTTCACATAGTGGGCATACTCCTTAGCCTTCTCCGTCACACCGCTCGTCATACTTGCAAGCATATCCCTTGCATAATCAAGCTTATCCGCACCTAGTGGGTGCTTCCCTTGCACGTAATTATAGATCCACGATAACGCGATGATGGCTCCCACGCCACACCCGCCAGAAAACAAGAACCCAGTAATCACCAAGAAGATGACTATGGCAGAGGGGACTAGAACTGTACTAAACAACACCATAACTGGCGTCGCCATAATCAGGGCAATCACAGTCCAGGTCAAGGTTAATCCTGACAAGAAAAGCAACGTTGCACTCAGTGTGGTTGCTGTTAAAAACTTGGCCGTCGGCCGAGATGATGGAACTGACTCGTACAGCTTCTGAGTCATGGGTTTGTTTTGATCATTCGACATGATGAACGATCCTGATCGTacaacagaaaaagaaaaaggaagtgaGAAAAATGAAAGAGGGTTGCAGAGCTGAAGAGAGAACCGTGGTGGTGGCAGGCATTATAAGGAGGGAGGTGAAGTGCATATTTATGGTtgtatttactattttttaaaaaatattttttaatatttaaacttttaatattaaacttataacaTACGTGCGTATCGTATATCTAGAAATGTGTAATTTTGTGGGTGGGTCTGGGCAGTGTGGCGCGTGTTTGGTCGAGCACCACTGCATGGGTGGGAGTTGATGAGGATGTGACCCATGCTTCGGGGGGTTTTTTACCCAATTgggttaaaaaaaaattaaaataccaaaatagggTGTCAGATACATTATTTACAGAAATATGTTGTTTTTTTGGATCGAGCCTACCTGACAGGCGcgacccatttttttaataatataatttattattttttaaaatattattttttattatattttaataatttttaaatttttaaaattcagtcGGGTCAAAACCAGGTCGAGCCAGACCCGGAGGCGCGACCAGTCGCTCCTGCTGCAGAGGCGTGACCAGTCGCTCCTGCTGCAGAGGCGCGACTCCCCTGCAGCCCGCCACGTGTCCCTGCCCCCACCCCCGGCCCTGCACCCTCCCATGCCACccgagagaaaagaaaaaaaaattattaagtttaataattatttagggtttttttactaaaataaattttaaaaaattatttatcaaatagGTTGTCAGTCCAATTATATAcgaaaattgggttttttttcattcgcgcctatctgacaggcgcaaatgattattttatattaattttttaaataaaatattatttatttaaggcGCAAATGACAGGCGCCTATCTGGTGACTAatggatgccaagaatggcatccgaTAAAGTGCCCAAGACTGCAGCAGTATAAGGCATCCGCCTATGTCCATCGCAGAAGGATCTGTCGTCCGACAAAGTTCGCGGTACAGCGTGGCTAACACTGCAAACCCCCAACTGTATGAACGCGTGTTATGCAAATTAGACAGTAGCGGTAGGTACATCAAACTGACCTCACTGCCGTGTGAATCCGGCACGAGTACACCTCCTATAAGGTGCATAATGTAACCTCAAGTGGCCTGCATAACCTCCAATTCAGTGGCAGTATTAggcaaatgctcaaaattggcctttagcCATGAAAACCGCAATGTGGCAAATTTCCCCTCACTTGGGGAGTGTCCAAGTAACTCGTAGCAAAGGCGAGCCGGCCTCGAGATCGAACTTACGCCCGTGACCACGTTCCCGTTGATGGGGAGCCCTAGCTGTACTGCAACGTCCTCTAAAGTTATGGTGCACTCCCCACAcggcaaatgaaatgtgtgtGTCTCCGGACGCCATCGCTCGACTAAAGCAGAAATTAAGTCATATCGCAGATCAAAAGTCCGGATCAATGCTGCTGATCCGAACCCCGCTAACTCTAAGAACGGTATTACGCGTTCATCTGGCTGAAACCCTACATTATAAATACGACCCCTCAATACGCGGTACTCGACCTGAGATTATTATATTTACGAAAtgattaatacaatataatttcattcaacaaATAATGTGActatcaaataaaattttcattaccatctCATTAGTGTTACTCGATATGTGACCCTTATTTTCATTATCAATCAACGAACCCATTTGCTGCAAATCTgcaattaaaattatcaaataaataaaaattataaatttacattatatcaaaattacattaaaatttcttacTCTCTTCagaattatttaattctatttcttaCTCTCTTTAGATCGTTTATTCAACATCTTTCCATATTCAAAGTAATTTATTTCTCATATACTCACTTTCAAATAGTCAATTATGCATCTATTCAACCGCAAAGTACTACATTACTTCCAATCATAAAGCCAAATGCATTTAACATATCATTTATATTAATGTgtttaattctttaatatatattaattctcTTGTTATGTGTTTTATACAAGTTAAAATATAAGCATAATTTATTAATAGTCTATTTTactcttaaaatattttattttttccttaagttttgattaaatttttataaaatttaaaagaattatttttttaacactttACATaggtaaatttaattaattttaaaagtttgaaattaaattaaattataatttaagaatatttgaaaAGATTAACTCTCAAGTTTATACATTTTACATaggtataaatttttattttattttttagaatgtaTGAGCCACTATATTTCTCACTTTTTGTTAACAATGAAGTGAATGCtagtaaagtttttttaaaataaaatacaaaaaatattgatTCCAAGTAAATCCGGAAATGGACAGTAACTggcaaaatattgatttttttatatatttatttaaaagggAGGTTGCCATCAAGCTATCAAAATCGAGCATCAATGGCAAAATAATGAGGTTTTTTACCCaactagattaaaaaaaaaattaaaacaccaaAATAGGATGTTagataaaagtaaaacaaaaatcaTGGACttgaaaattcaacaaaaaaaaagtttaaattaaaaaacaaataaagcaaGACTTAACAAGtagtattaaaaacaaaaacaaaaattagcaATTAATAAACTATATTCAAGCACAATAATTACATAACACTCTTaaattactaatatttttcttttttagaaatgtaatttttttaaattttaaaataattacaaatactAAAAATTATCACATAACACTAAACTACTAACattttaatcttaaaataattataaaaaaattactaacatttttcttctttctcctccttctccttcttcttcttcttctttttcttcttcttcttttctctctttgcTGCTGCATTCAAAAAATTGGGGGACCGGTGCTTATA
The sequence above is drawn from the Gossypium hirsutum isolate 1008001.06 chromosome A05, Gossypium_hirsutum_v2.1, whole genome shotgun sequence genome and encodes:
- the LOC107959486 gene encoding oleosin, which translates into the protein MSNDQNKPMTQKLYESVPSSRPTAKFLTATTLSATLLFLSGLTLTWTVIALIMATPVMVLFSTVLVPSAIVIFLVITGFLFSGGCGVGAIIALSWIYNYVQGKHPLGADKLDYARDMLASMTSGVTEKAKEYAHYVKHKFWRLHKGNDLEVEP
- the LOC107959485 gene encoding uncharacterized protein — protein: MARLHSRFLHCLTFVFYTTLISHSSSTLESDFSIIDSDSEVLLFHQDYSPPAPPPPPPHPPSVSCTNDLGGIGSLDSTCKIVADLTLTRDVYIAGKGNFYILPGVRFHCPSLGCSVTVNISGNFSLGEGSTIVTGTFQLGAYNARFYNGSAVNTTGWAGDPPPETSGTPQGLAGAGGGHGGRGASCIVEDGKLPEDVWGGDAYSWSSLQNPWSYGSKGGTTSKEVDYGGGGGGRVKIIIKELLEMNGSLLADGGDGGSKGGGGSGGSIYIKARKMTGSGWISACGGNGFAGGGGGRVSVDIFSRHDEPKIDVYGGISHGCQENAGAAGTLYDALPRSLTVDNHNLASVTETLLLEFPHRPLWTNVYIRNCARATVPLLWSRVQVHGQISLLCRAVLSFGLAHYGSSEFELLAEELLMSDSVIKVYGALRMTVKIFLMWNSKLQIDGGEDVTVATSWLEASNLVVLKGSSVIHSNANLGVHGQGLLNLSGPGDTIQAQRLVLSLFYSINVGPGSILRGPLENASSDAITPKLYCEHQDCPIELLHPPEDCNVNSTLSFTLQICRVEDITVEGLIKGSVVHFHRARTVSVWSSGIISASGMGCIGGVGRGNFLYNGIGSGGGHGGKGGLACYNDSCVEGGIPYGHRELPCELGSGSGSGIEGPDDSTAGGGIIVFGSMEHPLSSLSVEGAVRADGESFEGTVWKQEYSVFNDSSIAPGGGSGGTVLLFLHTLTLGESAILSSVGGYGSSKGGGGGGGGRIHFHWSYIPSGDVYQPIARVKGSIHARGGLGRDKSGVGENGTVTGKACPKGLYGTFCVECPAGTYKNVTGSDRSLCHRCPASELPHRAIYIAVRGGNAETPCPYECISDRYDMPHCYTALEELIYTFGGPWLFSLLLVGLLILLALVLSVARTKFVGVDELPGPSPPQHGHQIDHSFPFLESLNEVMETNRAEESQSHIHRMYFMGPNSFSEPWHLSHTPAEEIKEIVYEGAYSIFVDEINAIAAYQWWEGAIYTILSILAYPVAWSWQQWRRRMKLQQLREFVRSEYDHACLRSCRSRALYEGIKVSATSDLMSAFVDFFLGGDEKRADLPPRLPQKFPMAIIFGGDGSYMAPFSLQNDNILASLMSQLVPPTTWYRLVAGLNAQLRLVCRGWLTVTFRPVLQWLGTHANPALRNHGVRIELAWFCSAPGGYCQYGLLVYSVEEENGHISLGNTNGRVRTELHSSLNTTYMQNQSDYPREDALLTLGNEGFAKQKSYGELIDANSLQKLEDKRYIFYLLPFLVHNTKPVGHQDLVGLVISMLLLGDFSLVLLTFLQLYSVSLVDVSLVLFIIPLGILLPFPVGINALFSHGPRRSAGLARFYALWNITSLINVVVVFLCGYINYNSRSSSSIRTPSLQPWNINMNESERWIFPSGLVLCKLFQSQLINWHVANLEIQDRSLYSDDFELFWQS